The following coding sequences lie in one Halorhabdus rudnickae genomic window:
- a CDS encoding threonine synthase: protein MERVCADCGRTYPVDGPWRCDCGHPLDLRDRPTLPAEPPALDRENGLWACGDFLPVEPRVTLGEGWTPLIEGAVDGLQYKLEHLFPTGSFKDRGAAVVVSHALERGADRVLEDSSGNAGLAIATYAARAGIDAEIFVPDDAKPGKLRAIERTGADLRRIEGTREDVTEACIDAVEDSEGYYASHAWEPLFLSGTATFALEVAAQRGWQAPDAVVTPLGHGTLFLGAYRGFERLHRAGWIDDVPRLCGVQASGVAPIAAARGNDRDALRNDVADGIQIADPVRQTGILEATDATDGDAVAVTAAETERAHDRLLGEGLDLDPTSATALAGLDRLVEGGVIGDDADVVVPLTGRNRSA from the coding sequence ATGGAACGCGTCTGTGCTGACTGCGGACGGACGTACCCGGTCGACGGTCCATGGCGGTGTGACTGTGGCCACCCGCTTGACTTGCGAGACCGTCCCACACTGCCCGCAGAACCGCCCGCTCTCGACCGCGAGAACGGCCTCTGGGCCTGTGGGGACTTCCTGCCCGTCGAGCCGCGGGTCACACTTGGCGAGGGGTGGACGCCGCTGATCGAGGGGGCAGTCGACGGCCTCCAGTACAAACTCGAACACCTGTTTCCGACGGGGAGTTTCAAGGACCGCGGGGCGGCGGTCGTCGTCTCTCACGCCCTCGAACGCGGCGCTGATCGAGTCCTCGAAGATTCCTCGGGAAATGCCGGACTGGCGATCGCAACCTACGCCGCCAGGGCCGGTATCGACGCCGAGATATTCGTCCCTGACGATGCCAAGCCGGGCAAGCTCCGGGCGATCGAGCGGACTGGAGCGGATCTGCGGCGAATCGAGGGCACGCGTGAGGATGTGACCGAAGCGTGTATCGACGCGGTCGAAGACAGTGAGGGGTACTACGCCAGTCACGCCTGGGAACCCCTGTTTCTGTCGGGCACGGCGACGTTCGCCTTGGAGGTCGCTGCACAGCGTGGCTGGCAGGCACCCGACGCCGTGGTGACGCCGCTGGGCCACGGGACGCTATTTCTGGGTGCCTACCGCGGGTTCGAGCGTCTCCACCGGGCGGGCTGGATCGACGACGTGCCGCGGTTGTGCGGCGTGCAGGCCAGCGGCGTCGCGCCGATCGCCGCCGCTCGCGGGAACGACCGGGACGCCCTACGAAACGACGTTGCCGATGGCATTCAGATCGCCGATCCAGTACGGCAAACGGGGATTCTGGAAGCCACTGACGCGACCGACGGCGACGCGGTGGCCGTCACGGCGGCGGAAACCGAGCGCGCTCACGATCGATTGCTCGGCGAGGGGCTGGATCTCGATCCGACGAGCGCGACGGCACTCGCGGGACTCGACCGGTTGGTCGAGGGTGGCGTGATCGGCGACGACGCCGACGTGGTCGTTCCCCTGACTGGTCGGAACCGGTCGGCGTGA